The following are from one region of the Pelagibius sp. CAU 1746 genome:
- a CDS encoding ornithine cyclodeaminase family protein: MRVIAASEIEAALDYPSLVERLRQAFRRDVEAPPRHHHDIEVAGRTPATLLLMPAWQAGRHIGVKMVTVFPDNGERSLPAVMGIYVLLDGKTGAPLALIDGPKLTVKRTAGASALASSYLSRPDSERLLMIGTGALAPQLILAHAAVRPICNVLIWGRDPKKAAKLAKRMNRRDFRVDWTADLEAAVRGAHVISCATLSKQPLVLGDWLQPGTHVDLVGAFRPDMRESDDETLRRARVFVDTRAGATTEGGDIVQAVASGALALDDIAGDLPELTRGERSGRRYYDQITLFKSVGSAIEDLAAAQLVYERA; the protein is encoded by the coding sequence ATGCGCGTCATCGCCGCTTCGGAGATCGAGGCCGCGCTGGACTACCCCAGTCTTGTCGAACGCCTGCGCCAGGCCTTCCGCCGCGACGTCGAGGCGCCGCCACGCCATCACCACGACATCGAGGTGGCGGGCCGCACGCCCGCGACCCTGCTGCTCATGCCGGCCTGGCAGGCCGGCCGCCACATCGGCGTGAAGATGGTCACGGTCTTCCCCGACAACGGCGAACGCTCGCTGCCGGCGGTCATGGGCATCTACGTCTTGCTGGACGGCAAGACCGGGGCGCCCTTGGCGCTGATCGACGGGCCCAAGCTGACCGTCAAGCGCACCGCCGGCGCCTCCGCGCTGGCCTCCAGCTATCTCTCGCGCCCGGATTCGGAGCGCCTGCTGATGATCGGCACCGGCGCCTTGGCGCCTCAGCTCATTCTCGCCCATGCCGCCGTCAGGCCGATCTGCAACGTCCTGATCTGGGGGCGCGATCCGAAGAAGGCGGCGAAACTGGCCAAGCGCATGAACCGCCGCGACTTCCGCGTCGATTGGACCGCCGACCTGGAGGCCGCGGTGCGCGGCGCCCACGTCATCTCCTGCGCCACCCTGTCGAAGCAGCCGCTGGTCCTCGGCGACTGGCTGCAGCCCGGCACCCACGTCGACCTGGTGGGGGCGTTCCGTCCGGACATGCGCGAGAGCGACGACGAGACCCTGCGCCGCGCCCGTGTCTTCGTCGACACCCGGGCCGGCGCCACCACGGAGGGCGGCGACATCGTGCAGGCGGTGGCCTCCGGTGCCCTGGCCCTCGACGACATCGCCGGCGACCTTCCGGAACTGACGCGCGGCGAGCGCAGTGGCAGGCGCTACTACGATCAGATCACGCTTTTCAAGTCGGTGGGCAGCGCGATCGAGGATCTGGCCGCCGCGCAGCTCGTCTACGAGCGCGCCTGA
- a CDS encoding FAD-dependent oxidoreductase, which translates to MKIIIIGGGIVGLSTAWALARGGHEALLFEQGPLPHDGGASYDQHRLIRLPYADQIGYCAMVVDALKAWRRMWDDLGESHYAEVGSLALSSEEGDWADLSRQTLDHLSLDYATLDKKQIEALCPFMEVPDNVWGLHNETGGLLFASRIVEALIRDLGRRGVMLRDETRIVGVDPAAGAVTLENGKRESADAIVVAAGAWTAKLFPELKRRAVPHRQVVAYMDPPEAYAEAWNRAPVMVHLLNDVDIYAAPPAGGTELKFGCGQHRRPGDPDKLDPLGDGEAAEVAGAFRPLLRDFDDYKVLRGQVCPYAIAPDERFVTESNGPVLLIGGCTGHMFKFGALMGEQLARTATGETAFKDFKLWAEGRHQSLTRD; encoded by the coding sequence ATGAAAATCATCATCATCGGGGGCGGTATCGTCGGCCTGTCGACGGCCTGGGCCCTGGCGCGCGGCGGCCACGAGGCGCTGCTGTTCGAGCAGGGGCCGCTGCCTCACGACGGCGGCGCCTCCTACGACCAGCACCGCCTGATCCGGCTGCCCTACGCCGACCAGATCGGCTATTGCGCCATGGTCGTCGACGCGCTGAAGGCCTGGCGGCGGATGTGGGACGACCTGGGCGAATCCCACTACGCCGAGGTCGGCAGCCTGGCCCTGTCGAGCGAGGAGGGCGACTGGGCCGACCTGTCGCGCCAGACCCTCGACCACCTGAGCCTCGACTACGCCACCCTGGACAAGAAGCAGATCGAGGCGCTCTGCCCCTTCATGGAGGTGCCGGACAACGTCTGGGGCCTGCACAACGAGACCGGCGGCCTGCTGTTCGCGTCCCGCATCGTCGAGGCGCTGATCCGCGACCTGGGCCGCCGCGGAGTGATGCTGCGCGACGAAACCCGCATCGTCGGCGTCGATCCGGCGGCCGGCGCGGTCACTCTGGAAAACGGCAAGCGCGAAAGCGCCGATGCCATCGTCGTGGCCGCCGGCGCCTGGACCGCCAAGCTCTTCCCTGAACTGAAGCGCCGCGCCGTGCCGCACCGCCAGGTGGTCGCCTATATGGATCCGCCCGAGGCCTACGCCGAGGCCTGGAACAGGGCGCCGGTCATGGTGCATCTGTTGAACGACGTGGACATCTACGCGGCACCGCCGGCCGGCGGCACCGAACTGAAATTCGGTTGCGGCCAGCACCGCCGGCCGGGCGATCCCGACAAGCTCGACCCCCTGGGCGACGGCGAAGCCGCTGAAGTCGCCGGCGCCTTCCGGCCGCTGCTGCGCGACTTCGACGACTACAAGGTGCTGCGCGGCCAGGTCTGCCCCTACGCCATCGCGCCGGACGAGCGCTTCGTGACCGAGAGCAACGGTCCAGTGCTGCTGATCGGCGGCTGCACCGGCCATATGTTCAAGTTCGGCGCCCTGATGGGCGAGCAACTGGCGCGCACCGCCACCGGCGAGACCGCCTTCAAGGACTTCAAGCTCTGGGCCGAGGGCCGCCACCAGAGCCTGACCCGCGATTGA
- the pyrF gene encoding orotidine-5'-phosphate decarboxylase, protein MSRDLKPHERIFVGLDTPDIDKAAHLAKTLVGSVGGVKIGKELFTAQGPDGVRMAAGGAPLFLDLKFHDIPNTVAGAVRAAVHLRPKIVNVHASGGRAMMSAAAEAAREAAEDLGVERPQVIGVTVLTSLDAKDLEEVGQMGPPEAQVERLARLAQNSGLDGVVCSPREIALLRQVCGPDFLLVVPGIRPTWAAAGDQKRIMTPEDAVAAGADYIVIGRPIAAAEDPLAAARRIAADLDAAAVDA, encoded by the coding sequence ATGAGCAGAGACCTGAAACCCCATGAGCGCATCTTCGTCGGCCTCGACACGCCGGACATCGACAAGGCCGCCCACCTGGCCAAGACCCTGGTCGGCAGCGTCGGCGGGGTGAAGATCGGCAAGGAGCTGTTCACCGCGCAGGGGCCCGACGGAGTGCGCATGGCCGCGGGCGGGGCGCCGCTGTTCCTGGACCTGAAGTTCCACGACATCCCCAACACCGTGGCCGGCGCCGTCCGCGCCGCCGTGCACCTGCGCCCCAAGATCGTCAACGTCCACGCCTCCGGCGGGCGCGCCATGATGAGCGCGGCGGCCGAGGCGGCGCGCGAGGCGGCCGAAGACCTGGGCGTCGAGCGGCCCCAGGTGATCGGCGTCACCGTGCTGACCAGCCTGGACGCCAAGGACCTGGAGGAGGTCGGCCAGATGGGCCCGCCCGAGGCCCAGGTCGAACGCCTCGCCCGCCTGGCCCAGAACAGCGGCCTGGACGGCGTCGTCTGCTCGCCGCGCGAGATCGCCCTGCTGCGCCAGGTCTGCGGGCCGGACTTCCTGCTGGTGGTGCCGGGTATCCGTCCCACCTGGGCGGCGGCGGGCGACCAGAAACGCATCATGACGCCCGAAGATGCGGTGGCCGCCGGCGCCGACTATATCGTCATCGGCCGGCCGATCGCCGCCGCCGAGGACCCCCTGGCCGCGGCTCGGCGCATCGCCGCCGACCTGGACGCGGCCGCGGTCGATGCCTGA
- a CDS encoding phosphoribosylanthranilate isomerase, giving the protein MTVQVKICGLSTPEAMTAAIEGGAAFVGLVFYPPSPRALTPAQAAPLAAMVPQGVVKTGLLVDADDATIEAILKQVPLDLLQLHGAESPARVAEVKARFGLPVMKVVKLRQAGDLEAVEPYLDVAERLLFDAKPPEDMENPLPGGNAVAFDWTILAGTTWPLPWMLAGGLTPENVARAVEISGAPAVDVSSGVEDAPGRKNPAKIKAFLEACRAL; this is encoded by the coding sequence ATGACCGTTCAGGTGAAAATCTGCGGCCTCTCGACGCCGGAGGCCATGACCGCCGCGATCGAGGGCGGGGCCGCCTTCGTCGGGCTGGTGTTCTATCCGCCGAGCCCACGCGCGCTGACGCCCGCCCAGGCCGCGCCCCTGGCGGCGATGGTGCCGCAAGGGGTGGTGAAGACCGGCCTGCTGGTCGACGCCGACGACGCCACCATTGAAGCCATCCTGAAGCAGGTCCCCCTCGACCTGCTGCAACTGCACGGGGCCGAGAGCCCGGCGCGGGTCGCCGAGGTGAAGGCGCGCTTCGGGCTGCCGGTCATGAAGGTGGTGAAGCTGCGCCAGGCCGGCGACCTGGAGGCCGTCGAGCCCTATCTGGACGTGGCCGAACGCCTGCTGTTCGACGCCAAGCCGCCGGAGGACATGGAAAACCCCCTGCCGGGCGGCAATGCCGTCGCCTTCGACTGGACCATCCTGGCCGGGACGACCTGGCCGCTGCCCTGGATGCTGGCCGGCGGCCTCACGCCCGAAAACGTCGCCCGGGCGGTGGAGATCTCCGGCGCCCCGGCGGTCGACGTCTCCTCCGGCGTGGAAGACGCGCCGGGGCGGAAGAACCCGGCCAAGATCAAGGCCTTCCTGGAGGCCTGCCGGGCGCTTTAG
- the trpB gene encoding tryptophan synthase subunit beta, producing METLNTYRGGPDEAGHFGIFGGRFVAETLMPLILDVEKAYTAARQDPSFQSDYDYYAKHYVGRPSPLYFAERLTEELRKGAPSDKGAKVYFKRDELNHTGSHKANNVLGQILLARRMGKTRIIAETGAGQHGVATATFCALFDLPCVVYMGATDIERQAPNVFRMKLLGAEVKPVTSGTGTLKDAMNDALRDWVANVENTFYIIGTAAGPHPYPAMVRDFQSIIGRETREQIMEAEGRLPDALVACIGGGSNAIGLFHPFLDDKDVAIYGVEAAGHGIPTGEHAASLTGGRPGVLHGNRTYLLQDDDGQIQDAHSISAGLDYPGIGPEHSWLHESGRANYVSATDQEALEAFQFCSRVEGIIPALEPAHALAYVRKLAPQMDRDRIIVMNMCGRGDKDVFTVAQALGVEL from the coding sequence ATGGAGACGCTCAACACCTACCGTGGCGGCCCCGACGAGGCTGGCCATTTCGGCATTTTCGGCGGCCGCTTCGTCGCAGAGACGCTGATGCCGCTGATCCTGGACGTGGAGAAGGCCTACACCGCCGCCCGCCAGGACCCGAGCTTCCAGAGCGACTACGACTACTACGCCAAGCACTACGTCGGCCGGCCGAGCCCGCTCTACTTCGCCGAGCGCCTGACCGAGGAGCTGCGCAAGGGCGCGCCCTCCGACAAGGGCGCCAAGGTCTACTTCAAGCGCGACGAGCTGAACCACACCGGCTCGCACAAGGCCAACAACGTGCTGGGCCAGATCCTGCTGGCCAGGCGCATGGGCAAGACCCGCATCATCGCCGAGACCGGGGCCGGCCAGCACGGCGTCGCCACCGCCACCTTCTGCGCGCTCTTCGACCTGCCTTGCGTGGTCTACATGGGCGCCACCGACATCGAACGCCAGGCCCCCAACGTCTTCCGCATGAAGCTGCTGGGCGCCGAGGTGAAGCCGGTGACCAGCGGCACCGGCACCCTGAAGGACGCCATGAACGACGCCCTGCGCGACTGGGTCGCCAACGTCGAGAACACCTTCTACATCATCGGCACCGCGGCCGGCCCGCACCCCTACCCGGCCATGGTGCGCGACTTCCAGTCGATCATCGGGCGCGAGACCCGCGAGCAGATCATGGAGGCCGAAGGCCGCCTGCCCGACGCCCTGGTCGCCTGCATCGGCGGCGGCTCCAACGCCATCGGCCTGTTCCATCCTTTCCTGGACGACAAGGACGTGGCCATCTACGGCGTCGAGGCGGCGGGCCACGGCATCCCCACGGGCGAGCACGCGGCCTCGCTGACCGGCGGGCGCCCCGGCGTGCTGCACGGCAACCGCACCTACCTGCTGCAGGACGACGACGGCCAGATTCAGGACGCCCATTCGATCTCCGCCGGCCTGGACTACCCCGGCATCGGACCGGAGCATTCCTGGCTGCACGAAAGCGGGCGCGCCAACTACGTCTCTGCCACAGACCAGGAAGCGCTGGAGGCCTTCCAGTTCTGTTCGCGCGTCGAGGGCATCATCCCGGCGCTGGAGCCGGCCCACGCGCTGGCCTACGTGCGCAAGCTGGCCCCGCAGATGGACCGCGACCGGATCATCGTCATGAACATGTGCGGGCGCGGCGACAAGGACGTCTTCACCGTCGCCCAGGCCCTGGGAGTCGAACTGTGA
- the trpA gene encoding tryptophan synthase subunit alpha, whose translation MSEASRIEKRFAAVKAEGRGALVTFVTAGDPDYDTSLEIVKGLPGAGADLIELGMPFSDPMAEGPPIQASSLRALKAGMTLTKTLTMVREFRKDDGDTPIILMGYYNPIYSYGVDRFVKDAKVAGVDGLIIVDLPPEEDTELCLPALDAGIHWIRLATPTTDDKRLPVVLNNTSGFVYYVSIMGITGTAAVPTEQVREAVTRLRRHTGLPIAVGFGIRTPEQAAAISGVADGAVVGSAIVDVVKAELDADGKAKPGLAAKVLALVDSLANGVRGNRAA comes from the coding sequence GTGAGTGAAGCGAGTCGTATCGAGAAGCGCTTCGCCGCGGTGAAGGCCGAAGGCCGGGGCGCGCTGGTCACCTTCGTCACCGCCGGCGATCCGGACTACGACACCTCGCTGGAGATCGTCAAAGGCCTGCCGGGCGCCGGCGCCGACCTGATCGAGCTAGGCATGCCCTTCTCCGATCCCATGGCCGAGGGCCCGCCGATCCAGGCGTCCTCCCTGCGCGCGCTGAAGGCCGGCATGACGCTCACCAAGACGCTGACGATGGTGCGCGAGTTCCGCAAGGACGACGGCGACACGCCCATCATCCTCATGGGCTACTACAACCCCATCTACAGCTACGGCGTCGACCGCTTCGTGAAGGACGCCAAGGTGGCCGGGGTCGACGGCCTGATCATCGTCGACCTGCCGCCGGAAGAGGACACGGAGCTCTGCCTGCCGGCGCTGGATGCGGGCATCCACTGGATCCGCCTGGCGACGCCCACCACCGACGACAAGCGCCTGCCGGTGGTGCTCAACAACACCAGCGGCTTCGTCTACTACGTCTCCATCATGGGCATCACCGGCACCGCCGCGGTGCCGACGGAGCAGGTGCGCGAAGCAGTGACGCGGCTGCGCCGCCACACCGGGCTGCCGATCGCCGTCGGCTTCGGCATCCGCACGCCGGAGCAGGCCGCCGCCATTTCCGGCGTCGCCGACGGCGCGGTCGTCGGCTCGGCCATCGTCGACGTGGTGAAGGCGGAACTGGATGCGGACGGCAAGGCGAAACCCGGTCTGGCGGCCAAGGTGCTGGCCCTGGTAGACTCCTTGGCCAACGGCGTCCGCGGCAATCGCGCCGCGTAA
- the accD gene encoding acetyl-CoA carboxylase, carboxyltransferase subunit beta, whose amino-acid sequence MNWITNYVRPKIRALVQKPEVPDNLWEKCSSCGQMIFHRELESNLRVCPHCGYHMRIPARRRLEMLFDDATFKVIELPEVPHDPLKFRDRKRYTERLREAQAKNGADEAIVVAHGEMGGKPTVIAVFNFAFMGGSMGITVGEGLLAAARLAVIQEAALIVIPASGGARMQEGILSLMQMPRSVVAVEMVKDAGLPYIVVLTDPTTGGVSASFAMLGDIALSEPGATIGFAGKRVIEETIRESLPEGFQSAEYLLDHGMVDMVVRRGELRDTLVTVLGLLRDKTPTAEVVPLSDGKKGPARKPEPAVDVPPAPKAEAENAEPEKTKADAGEGDSPRK is encoded by the coding sequence ATGAACTGGATCACCAACTACGTCAGGCCGAAGATCCGCGCCCTGGTGCAGAAGCCCGAGGTGCCGGACAATCTCTGGGAGAAGTGTTCCAGCTGCGGGCAGATGATCTTCCACCGCGAGCTGGAGAGCAACCTGCGCGTCTGCCCGCACTGCGGCTACCACATGCGCATTCCGGCGCGCCGCCGCCTCGAGATGCTGTTCGACGACGCCACCTTCAAGGTCATCGAGCTGCCCGAGGTGCCGCACGATCCGCTGAAGTTCCGCGACCGCAAGCGCTACACCGAACGTCTGCGCGAAGCCCAGGCCAAGAACGGCGCCGACGAGGCCATCGTCGTGGCGCACGGGGAGATGGGCGGCAAGCCGACCGTCATCGCGGTCTTCAACTTCGCCTTCATGGGCGGCTCCATGGGCATCACCGTGGGCGAGGGCCTGCTGGCCGCCGCCCGCCTGGCGGTGATTCAGGAAGCCGCGCTGATCGTCATTCCCGCCTCCGGCGGCGCGCGCATGCAGGAGGGCATCCTCTCGCTCATGCAGATGCCGCGCTCCGTCGTCGCCGTGGAGATGGTCAAGGACGCGGGCCTGCCCTATATCGTGGTGCTGACCGACCCCACCACCGGCGGCGTCTCCGCCTCCTTCGCCATGCTGGGCGACATCGCACTGTCCGAGCCCGGCGCCACCATCGGCTTCGCCGGCAAGCGCGTCATCGAGGAGACCATCCGCGAGTCCCTGCCCGAAGGCTTCCAGAGCGCCGAGTACCTGCTGGACCACGGCATGGTCGACATGGTGGTGCGGCGCGGCGAGCTGCGCGACACGCTGGTGACCGTCCTGGGCCTGCTGCGCGACAAGACACCCACGGCCGAGGTGGTGCCGTTGAGCGACGGCAAGAAGGGCCCCGCCCGCAAGCCCGAGCCCGCGGTCGATGTTCCGCCGGCCCCCAAGGCCGAGGCTGAGAACGCCGAGCCCGAGAAAACCAAAGCCGACGCCGGCGAGGGCGACAGCCCCCGCAAGTAA
- a CDS encoding folylpolyglutamate synthase/dihydrofolate synthase family protein has product MIDAPAVSAGKTSDAVLDRLTRLHPKVIDLSLGRVERLLDRLGHPEARLAPVVHVAGTNGKGSLLAFLRAMLEAADKRVQVYTSPHLVRFHERIRLTGGLIDEAALIALLERCEAVNGPEPITFFEVTTAAAFLAFADDPADILLLETGLGGRLDATNVVGRPRLTAITPVALDHQQFLGPSLEGIAREKAGIMKPGVTCVTGPQEPAALEVLEARANEIGAPFFAHGRDWAFATTPGGFRYEDANGVRELPKPGLLGSHQIVNAALAVACAAQLGEFGLDGAAIAKGVAGANWPARLQRLTKGPLVDALPQGWELWLDGGHNPAAGQALAATLKEEWMEGEACRPLDLVYGMLDTKVAAGYLEALAPLTRALQAVRIPGEAASLSAEAAAGHARTAGIDAAPAASVLTAVQRLAQEGIEPGSGKPHRILICGSLYLAGHVLSENG; this is encoded by the coding sequence GTGATCGACGCGCCTGCCGTCAGTGCCGGCAAGACCAGCGACGCGGTCCTCGACCGCCTGACCCGTCTTCACCCCAAGGTCATCGATCTCTCGCTCGGCCGCGTCGAGCGCCTGCTCGACCGCCTCGGCCATCCCGAGGCGCGCCTGGCCCCCGTGGTCCATGTTGCCGGCACCAACGGCAAGGGCTCGCTGCTGGCCTTCCTGCGCGCCATGCTGGAAGCCGCCGACAAGCGTGTGCAGGTCTACACCTCGCCGCACCTGGTGCGCTTCCACGAGCGCATCCGCCTGACCGGCGGACTCATCGACGAGGCGGCGCTGATCGCCCTCCTGGAGCGCTGCGAGGCGGTCAACGGCCCCGAGCCCATCACTTTCTTCGAGGTCACCACCGCCGCCGCCTTCCTCGCCTTCGCGGACGATCCGGCCGACATTCTGCTGCTGGAGACCGGCCTGGGCGGGCGCCTGGACGCCACCAACGTCGTCGGCCGGCCGCGCCTCACGGCCATCACCCCGGTCGCCCTCGACCACCAGCAGTTCCTGGGTCCGTCGCTGGAAGGCATCGCGCGGGAGAAGGCAGGCATCATGAAGCCGGGCGTGACCTGCGTCACCGGCCCGCAGGAGCCCGCGGCACTCGAAGTGCTGGAGGCGCGCGCCAACGAAATCGGCGCGCCGTTCTTCGCCCACGGCCGCGACTGGGCTTTCGCAACGACGCCCGGAGGCTTTCGCTATGAAGACGCGAACGGCGTTCGCGAATTGCCGAAGCCGGGCCTGCTGGGCAGCCACCAGATCGTCAACGCCGCCCTGGCCGTGGCCTGCGCCGCGCAGCTCGGAGAGTTCGGCCTCGACGGTGCGGCCATCGCCAAGGGCGTCGCCGGCGCCAACTGGCCGGCGCGCCTGCAGCGCCTGACCAAGGGTCCCCTGGTCGACGCGTTACCCCAGGGCTGGGAGCTGTGGCTGGACGGCGGGCACAATCCCGCCGCCGGGCAGGCCCTGGCCGCGACGCTGAAGGAAGAGTGGATGGAAGGCGAAGCGTGCCGGCCGCTGGACCTGGTCTACGGCATGCTCGACACCAAGGTGGCCGCCGGCTACCTGGAGGCCCTGGCGCCGCTGACCCGCGCGCTGCAGGCGGTGCGCATCCCCGGCGAGGCGGCCAGCCTCTCCGCCGAGGCCGCCGCCGGGCATGCACGGACTGCAGGGATCGACGCCGCCCCGGCGGCCTCGGTCCTGACGGCCGTGCAGCGCCTGGCCCAAGAGGGAATCGAACCGGGAAGCGGCAAGCCGCACCGCATTCTCATCTGCGGCTCGCTCTACCTGGCCGGCCACGTGCTGAGCGAGAACGGGTAG
- a CDS encoding YkgJ family cysteine cluster protein yields MMRCLTGRRRVPKVRARLVLRVAKIKNRSGEKVFFVGKEKYNCLKCPGYCCSYPNIHAKPKDIRRLAEHFKVSEEEAEKRYTEKGFKEKGMKKAPRVLRHQKDEHFGSICWFFDTDKRRCTIYEARPEICREYPGRKRCGYYEFLKFERDAQEDPDYIAITNNY; encoded by the coding sequence ATGATGCGGTGCTTGACAGGGCGCCGCCGAGTGCCGAAGGTCCGCGCTCGTCTCGTTCTTAGAGTCGCGAAAATCAAGAACCGGTCAGGTGAGAAGGTCTTCTTCGTGGGAAAAGAAAAATACAACTGTTTGAAGTGCCCCGGGTATTGCTGTTCCTACCCGAACATTCATGCCAAGCCGAAGGACATCAGGCGGCTGGCGGAGCATTTCAAGGTGAGCGAGGAAGAGGCTGAGAAGCGCTACACCGAGAAGGGCTTCAAGGAGAAGGGGATGAAGAAGGCCCCGCGGGTGCTGCGCCACCAGAAGGACGAGCACTTCGGCAGCATCTGCTGGTTCTTCGACACCGACAAGCGCCGCTGCACCATCTATGAGGCGCGCCCCGAGATCTGCCGCGAGTATCCCGGCCGCAAGCGCTGCGGCTACTACGAGTTCCTGAAGTTCGAGCGCGACGCCCAGGAAGATCCGGACTACATCGCCATCACCAACAACTACTGA
- the trxA gene encoding thioredoxin TrxA: MSTRATSDGTFEQDVLQAAGPVLVDFWAEWCGPCKMIAPALEEIAEEMDGRVTVAKINIDDNPNTPQKYGVRGIPTLMLFKDGQVAATKVGAVGKGQLLEWVESVV, from the coding sequence ATGAGCACTAGAGCGACCAGCGACGGTACGTTCGAACAGGATGTCCTGCAGGCCGCGGGGCCTGTTCTCGTTGATTTCTGGGCCGAATGGTGCGGACCCTGCAAGATGATCGCGCCTGCGCTGGAAGAGATTGCGGAGGAAATGGACGGCCGTGTCACGGTCGCCAAGATCAATATCGACGACAACCCGAACACGCCGCAAAAGTACGGCGTGCGCGGCATTCCGACCCTCATGCTGTTCAAGGACGGCCAGGTGGCGGCGACCAAGGTCGGCGCGGTCGGCAAGGGACAGTTGCTGGAATGGGTTGAATCCGTCGTCTGA